TGTGACACGGTGCTCAGGCCTCCGCTCTACTCCTCCAagtgcagcagcctctgcctgtTTCTATCTAAAGGCACTTTTCTATCAGAAGCCTTATTACTCTTCCATAGCATCCGTCTGATCTGTGGTCCATGCCTCTGGTGGTGTCAGACCCTCACTGCAGCAATCAAAGCAGCTCAGGAGGTTCTAATAAATGGCTCAATCCCAAACTTAAAAGCTAAACAGCTCCTCCAAAATGATAATCCCAACTCAAAACTGCAAACTGTGATgatgctgctgggaaaggggaaatttTGTGCAGCATGTCACTCATTTTCAAGAGCTCATTATTCAGAGACCAGATGTTTTTCACCGcaatttccctttttcagttttgtttgtttgctttttgttgttgttttggggaattttttgtttgtttatccATTTAGTTTTTCCCTTGTACTGCACAAAGAATGAAAGACTTCCATCCaaaaaacatgataaaaattGAGAATACCATGTACCTTTGCAAAAAGCATAGCTTCAAAAATgaccttttttctctttgcctggaaagggaaaacatgctaaaaagcaaatgaagatTGAGCCGATTTTGATATCTTGAAGAGGCAGACAGAACAGAATTATTCTACTTAAGGTTTtaagaattttgtattttatcacTTTTGGCTGCAGCCAAACAGTCCTAGTTGAAGACTGGCtggataaacagaaaaaaaacaagaagaaaatactgcaaaactttgttttaaaaaagtacTTGTAATATTGACTGGCTCTTGTGAATACTTTCCATTTCCAGATTAAGCTTTAAGCATGTTATTAAATACTTTGTGGCATTAGGGATTTCATCCAAGAGCAGACAGTTAGCAGAAGAGCAGAACAAGACAGGGAAGTTCTCTCAGACACAGGGAGCAGCCCCAAACTCACTGTCTCTCCCCAGCCACATCAAGCATCATTCATTGCTTAGCCCTGTTATATACAAGTTTATCTTCAAAAACACATTGCTGTATTGATTAAACCCTGACTTATCCAAAGCTGATGGAAGTCTTGAAGCTCATTCTACTGTCTGCCTGCTCATTTTCATGATGTGTCCTTCATCTTTGTGTTCAAAACATCCACTCCACCACACCTTCTTCCCATCCCAGTCTCAGGATcacccagccctgtccctctgctTGTGAACCTCAggcacattttttgttttaaataagcTCATGATCAGAAATGTAGCTTTAAACTGAATGTTAGCTCACACCAGTGGAACTGAAGTACTGGAAAATCACATATACTGGAATGTTGTCTGGTAGCTGTGCAGCACTGTACTGATAAATGAACTAGTGCATGTACCATACATCACACTCTGTTCAAATGGTTTCTGATCAGAGGCATCTCACAACTGACCAGCAAACCTGCTGGGGGCTAAAGTGTCCAGGACACCTAGCAACAGCCTTCCTCCAACTTTATCACTGGCAGGAACATTTAAGAGTTTACCTCTGTTTGCCTCTAGCATCCACAGAGGTTGAAGAAATTCTGTCAATTGGGGAGCCAAATCCTGggaagcttcttttcttcttggtCTCAGTCACCTCGTTCTCCAGAGACACCAAGTCATCAAGAAGGAACAGTTTGGCTGCCAGGTTGGTGGCTGACTTCTCTCCACTGCCTGTGGAATGGTCTCCCAcgcccagagcagcagaaggctCCAGAGGCTGCAAAAGAAAGCAGTATgtgcttgtttggtttttttacttaattaCAACATTAGTTTTAACACCATTTCAAAACCAAACTTTTCTATAAGAATAGTGGGGTCTATTGGGAAAGAAATGAAGCTAATCAAAGTGAAATAGTTGTTTTGCatgtaacagaaaaatccaGGGCAGCAGATAGTCTACAAATGAAATGCACCTTCTTGTTCACTTGATCATCACAGAATTAGATAGAAACGTTACAACTTGCACCATCAAACAGGTTTTATTCTGTCTTTACAAGCACACCACTACTGTTGTTATTCACAGATGGTGGGTTTAGCACACGTGTGAAGGAAGGCAGCACATGGATGACACAATATCCTTGTCTACTCCAGCTGTGGTGGGGATGCTCCCCACTACTGATGGGTGGCAGACAGTGATGGAGTGTATAAAACTGACCTTTATATGAGGAGGAGCACACGACCACAATGATCACACCAATGGTGTAGCACTGTTGAAACCTTTATAAAGGATCTCACATTGCCCCCTGGCTCTGCTTTTTGTGAGCCTCAGGTACACAGAACAGTCCTCTCTGTTCTCCTTTAGGGTTATAAAACTTCCATAGAGGTATGCAACTGAATGTTGCCTTTGAAAAAGACTGAGCTCTTCCTTCTGGTTAGTGGGgataaatatttacagttgAAACTAGAAGGGCAAAAAAGAGACCCTGCTCTTGAATACCTTGCAACTCCATTTACTTTGTCTTCAAAAGATATAATAGAATTGTAAGAAGTAAAGTGACAGCTAAAATGATAATCAGAagtagaaaacagttttcttctggTGAAGCACTGAACAAAGTACAATTTCACAGATAAGCAGAGATGAGAGTGGGTGTAGGTGGTATAGTGGAGGGTTTGCAAACTCAGGAACAGCCATGAAATGAATAAAGACtagtaattttttcttcaagagaAAGAGCTTCCCAGTCCACCCAGTGAAGTTACCAGATGgtggatttaaaataaatataaggagttactttttaaacacagcacaCAGATGAAGTGGAATACGTTGCCAAAGAACATTGTGGATACTGAGATTTTAAACTGGTTCAAAGACAAATTCTGGCCCATCAGCAGCTAAAATATGCCCTGGTCCAGTGCAGGTCTCTAGATCTAGAAGTCTGCAAGGATGTTCTGTTCCTATATCCTTTTCACAAAAATCTATCAGTGACGGAGGCAGGATACCAGGTGTCCATGGCACCAGAACAGCAGCTACTGCAGCAATTTGGAGAATCAGGTCATGCTTAAGggaagacagagagaaaggTAGAAGGATCCATCAGTATTCTTCAGTAGCCATCTAATGCTTAAGTTATCTTAAAACCGATGCAAAAACCCTAGAGGCAAACAGTGCTACTTTGAGAAAACTTTTAgatagttgattttttttttttatggcatgAAACCATTACATAAATATCTTTAGTGCCAAATCTGCCTTATGTCAAGATGACATAAAATTAGGGAATGCAGTAGAAGTATTTCCAGGTGCAACCTCTACATATCATCCCAGGTGAAACATGAGACAACTCATCCATTTcatctcctgctttcctttgcaAGCTTAGGCAAGTGATTTTGCTCCTTCCCCCTCCTGGTCTAGTCCATCTcctttaatttgtaatttttgtgCCAGTGATCTTCTCCCAGGGATCTGCTTATGGCTtctgaaagctgcagctttctCATGCTATTATTTGTCTTTAAGAAGAAGAATTAAACTTTGCCTTTagagatattttcttttccccctgccATCACCTCCTTTCTCTCTTCAGGAAGTTCTCTAtccactggaaaatgttttaacaCACAGGAAGTCCCCAGATGTTTTGGGAGGGGCTGTGAGAATTTGGGTGAGGCCTCGTTCTGTCTGTCCCCCCAGAGCCATACAATTTGCATCTCTCTCTTCTTGAGGCTCCTCCTTGGCCCTTACAGAGTCAATACCGATCCTTCACcttccagctgtgtttggaTACTCCAGTGTCATCCTCATGCTGTGGTTAAAAACGCCCAAGAAAGAGCAGTTACCTGACAAACACCAGAAACCTTCACCTAcctctggagctgcctctgcaaggagcacagagctggagttCCACCACAGCAGGGCAATCACAAGAGCCAAATGCACCACCATGAGCTGGAACTGCAGCATCTGCAAAGGGGAACAATCCATAAATGACTCCACAGCTGCATCCCCTGAGGAATCTTGCTCCACAGGCCTtgaagaagtaaaaacaaaggGAGACTCTCTCCATGACTGTTAATAAGTTTTATCTGTCACTGCATAAAGCCTGGCAACCAGATAATGCCAGCTGAATGCTCCTCACCCTTGCATGCAGAATGagctccctcctctgctccttcctgtaCAGCCCTGCCAATCTCTTCACTCCTTTCTGCACAGTGGTGCAatccttgcagcagcagcagtgaggaatgCAAACCTGCCTTCAAACCAGATGAACTGGATGCTCACTTGTAAGCAGGGAGACTCTGGCTTGTAGCCCAGGCTGACCCTGACCTCCCCACATGCTGGAGAAGTGCTTCAAGCTGTGACAGAAGTCATATACCCCTCCAGTAGTATTTTGAAGGCAAGGCTGCATTTTGCTAATTCTCAACACAATCTAGTGGGAGCCACAACTTGCAATGGCATTCTGCAATGCAATTATTCACAATAAGCTTGCAAAGCGATGTGTTCCTGAGACTGGTGGTGATCTGGCCATGTGTCACAGCTGCAGAACTGTGGATGCCCACCAAGCCTTTAAATAATGCAGGGAGTTTTGGGAGGCTCAGGATGGGGAAGGTGCTTGCTTACCTCTGGACATGGGTTTAGCCTACATTTGTTTAAGCCCTTGTTTGGATCTAGATCTTAAAACTTGATGTGCCTCCAATCCCCCAGGTGGGAATGTTACAGATCATGTTAGGAAGAGCTGTGTTGGGGCCTTTTGCCAAAGGCATCTGATAATTTGATTTCACTGTCTCCAGGTCTTGTCCCAGGGTGTAATTCAAGTCTGATTCTTCCATTCTTTGCTGGCTCTCCACTtggcaaaagcagaaattcaaagagtgtatgaatataaatacacatatataattAATATCACTATTGGCCACAAGGCATGGGCAGTTAGGAAGAAAGCTGCTGGTTGTGCTGTAGGGGTGAGGCAGCTCACCAGAATCAAAGGACAAAGCCAAAGCACTAAGCCAGGTGGTACCACTGTCTCAGTGCCATTGCTTGACATAAACACAGGGGTCTGTCTGAGTGGTTTTAAAGCTGTAACCCTCTACattgtatatttttgtatgtgGGTGTGCACTGAAATTTGAAGTAGCAGTCTACTACCTTCACAGGTAACCACATCCTGATTACTTGGATACAGAGACGTAAAAATAAATGGGCAAGGTTAAAAACATATGTTTATTATGGTTTAAGATCTGTGCTGGTACTCATTCAACTCAAAGACCAAAGAGCTAAAAGTAGCAACTGGTACactaaggaaaataaacagtaaGGCACATGCAACACTTAAGATATTTGATTAACTGGTCAGAACTCAAAGCCAGTGAAATTAGAAGCAGAGGAAATTGTAAGGACTTAAAGCTTGGCTCTACTTCTTAAAGAAATAAGCAGCTAAAGAGGTGGTGTCACTGACTGAAAAGGGAGCAAAACTTAAGTCCAGCAAGACCCTGTTGTACTGATTTTCATGCAGCAATGGGAccaaggcagaagaaaaaggcaaggTTATTGTAGTGGAACAGTCTGGCTTTAGAAAAGCAATTGCAAAACTAATGATGCAGTGAGGACTAtgtaaatacaattaaaatcaCACTTTCTTATGCTACTTTCTTCTGGGACTTGGTTTTACCTGATTCAGCCTTGTCATAGGACCTTAGTTGTTAAAAGAAGTTATTGGTATTTCTCCTTGAGCTCATTTGCAATTACCCAAGCAGAGCCCTCTGGCCAAAAAGGGGTTTTCCCAGTCATGCACTGGCTATTGCTTCACCCCATCCATATTTTACTTTGACACATTCCAAGAGAGGCTTTAAGAGAGGCTGGACAGTATATTTTACTGAAGAACAAGCGAAGCTCTGACAAGCTTTTCAAGATGCACCCTTAATATACGTATTGAAATTCCATCCTTCCAGAAAATTCTTCACCACCAACTTCACAGAGCTAGGTCAGGAGATTGGTGTATAATTCCATGTCTGTAGTATCTCAGTGTCTTGTGTTATCTGACATAAAATATggttttcccttctccaaatGTAATTGCAAGTCTGAAATCCAGACATATTTATGTGTCTTAGCGATACTTTAGCTTGAAATGTGTCAAAACTAAAATTCCTCATATAATTGGGTATCTTTGTTGCAGgtccaattaaaataaaactaaaaataaaagaaagaacagtGTTCTACCTTATCAAAGTAGGATAAACATACAAAACTTTTACTTAGGAACCTGTGCAGAGCCATTTTCCAAGAAAAGATCACAAGAAAGCAAAACGCTTTACCAACAGAAACCGTTAAGTCTCCGACATCAAACCAAAGGActtaaaagatgtttttcttacaaagaaaaaaacaaaacccaaaatgacATCCTGAAGATAAGTGGGCTGAACAAACCCCAGACAGAATGCAATTCATCAACCAAGCTCCAAACCCATTGCCTGTCAAAAATGGTAACAGCCATCATTGTTCTTACCCATTTGAACTACGGTATTTCACATTACTGTGGAGATTACTCTGCAAGCATAAATCACAAGggacttatttttcttcctggccTGTTTGCAAGAGAAGCGAGGCAAGACATCATGCCTTGCACTGCAATCCTTCACTCCAGCTGCCAGTCTGTATTGATGGCTGtgctctgcttgctgctgcacagcacgGGACGTGCCCCAGCCACCTGCAAACGAGGACCTTGCCCTTGCAATGAGAATTGTGGCAAGCCTTGAAACCCCTGAGGTTTTGCCCTGGCTGCTACCAAAATGACCTGATGCAGAGCCAAGGTTTGGCTGTCCCACAGGCAGTGGGAATGTCCTGGCAGTGTCTCTTTGGTCTCCAGCGCTCCTCTTGTAACACTGGGATAGCCCTGGGAAGCCTTCGTCATCTGTTAGGCAGGAAAGTCTCTGGGACTGGGCAGATTCCAGCCATGTGAGGGAAATCAGGGCTGTCTGTGTCTGCAGGCCAGTTACTGAGCTATTTTGTTACTGCTCAAGCACCACAAAATAGAATACTAACTGCTGCTACCTATCTTAATCAAATTGATTAATTAAATTGAATACTCACACTGGCCTTGCCATGCTTGTGGTGTACACCTGATGGGAATATACAAAAAATTTGTGATGGAAAATTTTATCTTTCCATAAGAACAACTGTGGCAAGCTCTAAGAAGTCTTCTCCTGCTGAAACAGCCTTACTTTTAAAAGTCATAAAAGGTATCCTCTGATTATATACATCACCACAAAGCCAAAAGTACTGCCCCTACCACCAGTCCTAGTGATTTCAGAACTGCTGAAGGACCCTGTGTTTCTCAGGTACAATCTTATTGTTATGTAAATGTCATAACAATAAGAAAACAATAACAATAAGGAAACAATAAcaataaggaaaaggaaacaaaatcaaaatgaatCCCACCCTCAGGATAAAAAGCAGAGCTCAAAAATAGGTTAGAGTGGTGTTTTTGTTCTAATCCCTCAGATGAGATATGGAGCATTTCTCACATACTGCTTTCTATAAGATACTGAAGCCACACATTGAAACAGAACTTTTGTGACAAAATGAAATGTAAGCTGTCAGTGTCAGGCCCttaatgttattaataatgtgttttctgttattaataatgtgttttctgttattaataatgtgttttctgttattAATAATGTGTTTTCTGGAGTAGGCGTAGCTTTTTAAACAATGCCATATATTTTGTTATACACGGTACAGACACTGACAACTTCTACAATGtatatttccttctgttttcagtttcctgAATATAAATAATTAGATGCAGGTAGGTTTCATCTAGTGGAACCAGAGAGAACTTAAAATTCATAAACTTATGCAAGAGGCCTATGATTAGTTATTTTGAGATAACTAAACGAACCCAAACAAAACTTTTTGTCAGACAATATATCAAAGCATGTGCTGCTTCCTGAAAATGAAGTTCCTTCAAGGTTTCTCAAGGCAGTCAAGATTCATTGATTGATTTGCAAAGTCTTCATTTCAATAATCTCATTCCCTGTCACATGATTTCCAGTGTTTGGTCCTGACATGTTGTCACATCACCTCTTTAGTCACCTTTGCCTGTTAGACAGCTGAGCTTTGGCTCAGAAGATGCTCGAGCACACAGCTGTTCCTACCACTTGTACTCAGATAAACAGAGTTTTATGTCATGGTTTCAGTCATGGTTTAGTCACTGCAGGGCTCACCTGGACCCTGCCCACACAGGACACGATGTCTGTGGGAGCAGCACTCGCATCATGTGAAGAAGGGATGGAAAGGTGATGCTCTAATTCCCATGAGGAGTTCAAGAAGTGCATTAATGAATgaacacagccctgccagggcaccTCTGCTGAACAGACACCAGCATGATTCAGGAGCAAATTAACTGACAGACACTTGTGAAAGGCTAGTCAGTGATGGTTCTCATCTTCCCCCTTGAAACAGGGAGTGAAACCAAATGGTCATACAGAACAAATGAGGACAATTTTCTTTAGAATGGGCTGGAAGGACACAGTTTGGACATCTTGAAAAGCTGGCTACACTTTTATACTATTACACTGTACAATAAATCGATTTTTAGAAGCAGATTTCAAAAACTAAAGACCCCAAACTCACATACATACCATAAAAGTAGGAGACCAAGAAGcaacagaaacagaagtgaTGGAGCCCATGTAGAAGCAGAGGGGCTACTGAAAAAGAAGGATGCTATGAAGTGTAAGAAAATATCTCTTAGTGGGAAAAACCTAATTGGATCTTTCCTCAAAAGATAATTGAGTGAGCTGCAGTGTTCCTGGTATGcacaatggaaaacaaaacattattaGGTTATTCTTCATTGCCAACAAATTCTCAATCCTACACTATTTATATATGTACTGACTAAACATGCcaatttttattaacatttctAATAACTTGACATTCagctttctttcttcttcaccACAAGAGCAAAAAACTTTTCACTGTTAGAGTGCCATCTTCAGCATTTGAAGCAAAAATGAGAAACCTTTCCATCaagaaaaacccagaaatagATTGTAGTTtcctatagaaaaaaaaaattatttcctaacaTCATTGGAGTGGTAAGTAGAAGATCTTCAGACCAGGTATAAAGAGTATACTAACAAAATAGGTTATCAATATAAAACCAACCATTTAAAGTATAATAAAAAGATCCCTCAATATAAGCTTCTAAGAGACAAGACTGGCATTGGAATTTCTTAAAAAGATTCAAACATTGATTTACTGGATAAACACTTAAACATTCTGATCAAGGATACTACTTGAAGAAAGTCTTGGGGGAAATGCATTGCAAATGTAAATTAAAGAGTAACTCATCTCTCTGAGTTAAgtaagaagaaaaggaaaactgcaagCACTTGCAACCTTTGTCAGGGTCTAGCAACAGAGCTCTTACAactgttttatgttttaattgGCTATTCAAGAATCCCAGAAAGGCATTTGTCATTAAAGAGTGAAAACAAAGTCCTAATCTGCTGAAATCAGATTGGCAGgtatttatgaaaaatgaagaatgcCTGGTCCAGTCAGATATATTTTGCAGTTTCCCCATCATTTACACCATAGATTTGTGTGATTTGAGCAGGGGTTTTTGCCTGTTATTCCTCATAATGTTCAAAgtattttacaggaaaagtaGATTGAGCTACATTTTGAATACAGGTGAGCAGAGACAGATAAATGCAATAATGTTTCCTGAGTTAAGCAGTGGGCAGAGGCACAAAATGccctcagctcctcagctttcagctctgccctccccatGAGAGAACAGGgacttcaaactgaaaaaaacaagtaaGGAAAACTGAGGGCATTGCATGCTAGTGCTTCAAAAATTAGATTCTAAACTTTACTGTAGCCTCTGGACATCTAAACCAAACATCATTTGCATGTATTTACTTGTACAACTTCAGcgtaggaggaaaaaaaaagtgaaatagtTTTGAACTCAGAATGGAGAAATTACAATGACTATCACAGAATCAGTCTGCCTTCACTTACAGGGGTACAAAACTGAACTAGTCAGATCACTGGATAATGATAATTGCTCTGTCAGTGTTGGAATGTTTTTGCAGTTATTCTATTATTGCAGGAATGCAGCAGAATCTGCATCAACATTTATCTGATATGGGATATAGTAAAACCCTTTTGCAGATCCAAAATTGCAGACTTTTCCTAAATCATTTATCTCATGTTTTCCAATATGTTAGATGTAGCAAACTTGTCTACCACATATTATATCTAGTAATGTAAAAGAATTATTCTGTCACAGCTCTTCAGCTTATTTTAAGAAGTAATATGCATTTGACAATAACttacacaaaaggaaaatccatAACAATATAAACAGGCAGCAGTTTACTGCAAAGCACTGCAAGAGCATAAAAGTAATTTGCCACTGTTGTAAAATGCACTGACATTCTGTTTAAATATTGACTGATTAACTGAAGGAAATAAGTTTCCACTGAATATTTGTAGGTCAGTTTTAATATACCAAAAATCCTAGGTGATAGGCACCTTATTTTCTTAATTCCAAACTGGAAAAAGTAGTTGTGCTTTTCCCATCAGATCTGGGCATCTTTATACCTTTTGCATgtttgttaataaaataaaaataaaaaaatgaagaaaacatcaaaaagaggaaaacacagaagggaagaaagcTTATGTAAAAAGAGCAGAAGACACAAAACATTCCCAACACATTCTGCTCTCAATTCCCTTACCTTGCATTGGATGCAAGCAATTCCAACCTTAATGGTCCTGCTATGTTCTTCCTCCTAACTTATCCTTAATGTTCAGCTTTCTTTCAGAGTTTTTTATAGTCTCTGGTGTAGACTACAAACTCCAATCCctgcctttgctttctcttACATCATTTCTAAAGATTTTCCACTGATCCTTGCCCTAAACCTTTCTCTGTCCTGCACTCTCACACACATACTTGACTCACATTTGTTATATTTATTGCTGTGATCAAAATGATTAGGTTATAATTAAAGGTCTAGgtgtttgttttattgtgttttttttttctttttttcatttagtttcaAGATTCAGACAGTCATGGGAATAGAAAGATTTTCAGCATCATCACCATTCCTCTAAACTCTCACTTTTGTAAACTGCAGTACTGAAACATGATGTCCTGAGTTATTACTAAGATtcatttttaaacttaatttctttgGGATATAAGGAGTACTGTGTTagctttggaaagaaataagTGTGTTTTTAGTACACCAAGCACCACTGTAAACTAAGCATTAGGAAAGGAGTGTGCTTTGTAAAGCAAGTGACAAGAACtaaactttatttctgttattgaaaTGTTCAGTTGTTGAATTGTAAAGCATGAGCTGTGGAGATGCTTGTCTTTTCTAGGCAGTACCAGAGGacttatttcttttcctgtttgccTCCTTAGAATAAGTCTATCTTCTTTTTTGCCCCTTTTTAAAACTCTCAGGTTTTAATAGATTTGTGGAGCATTTTAGACCTGTTTTAGGGTTTAAAATTCTGACCAGTGCAGACTCCTCAAGAGTTAattcacagtaattttattCTCTAAATAGATAGCCACAGTACTTTCAAAGTAGTTTTTACTCTCACTTGCCTGAAGAAGCTGTTTCTACAAACCATGGACAATATAAGGAAATTTTCAGTATGTGGGGAAAATTGCCAGCCAGGAAGCAAacactttaatttcatttgtcttGGTCAAAGTgattagagaaaaataagaatttagtCATATTGAGGCAAAGCATCTTCCCCATGCCAGGGcatgttccaggccaggctggatggggccctgaggAGCCTGGGCTAGGGGAAGATGTCCCTACCCACGGCAGGGGGGGTGGCACTAAAtgatgtttaaggtcccttccaacccaaggTGTTGTGTTTCTACAGCTTCTCTCAGTACAGACCAACGTGGGAATGTGGCCCAGAGCAGATCTGCAGAAACACTGCAGGCACACAAATGTGTTGGCCACAGGAGCAGCCACACCACTGTCAGGCAGCTTGGGACTTCCCCACTGCAGGGTGTAACAGAGCACTGATGGCAGCTGCAGAAGTCCAAATGGGCTCTGTGGGTACTAGAGGAGCAAGAGAATCCAAAGAGAAGAGCCAAACACCACCAGACTGctgaaacacagctgaaaacGCTGCTGCATAAAGAGACTGTGGTCCATTTCACTGCATTTAGGTGGTAGTTTGCTGCTGGAAGTCCAAGGACACAGCAGTACTTGACTGATGTGTCTAAAACAAGCAAGCAggatctcaggaaaaaaaaaaaaaaaaccccaaacaatctATCAGGGAGGTATTATTAGTTTGTGGGGTAACTTAATGACATACGACCACAAGGTGCTGCTGACAGCTACTGCAGTTCCAGACActgttcttctttcttctgttggAAAGACACAAGGTGGCACTCACAGGCATTTACTCCTCTTGGGAGCTTTTAGAGGTTCTATCTTAAGGTGTTCAAGCAGAATCTCTGCAGGACTCCATTCTGCCACCATGCTGGTGTGGCTGGTAGCAGACCTGGGCTGTGACAGGAGGCTGATGACAGAGAGCTGAGTGCTGGCAGTGAAGGCGTTTTGGAGTTTCACAACACAGGGAAAGTCTGGAGAACAACTGAGACCCAGCCATCCACAACTCAGCACCTCACAAGagtgagggagaggagggaggactgcagaaaaaacagcaggagaagTGCAGCCATAGTGTCACCTCCTTTGGCTCCAAGGGGATGTCTCAGAACCAGcatcaaaattttcttttatgctcACCATGGACAAGTGATGCTATAGCAAAGCTCCAGCCGCTTTTGTTCTACTTATTGGACCTCCTCTGAGGCTGAGGCTctttctttaagaaaagttattttctatttcacaaTTTATCACTGTATCCTCCCTACAAAATCTGAaagatttcagaaatgtttgctgATACACAGAACTATCATCAACTCTGACTAGGAGGTGTGAAGGGGTAATTTGTCATCTTCATGGGCAACTTCTGACCTTAGCATAAGACATTTTAGCAGCACATGTGTGTTTTCTCTcagggggaaaagaaaccccaacaaAGCAACCaataaacaaagaaagcaaataagcaaacaaacaaaacaaagtaagaaATACTACTAATAAAGATGAATAgttttaacatttaatttcctaCTCTAAATTGACTTTGATTTATTAGCACCTTTTTAACACCTTCTAGTGAAGACTGCCAAGGA
The Parus major isolate Abel chromosome 9, Parus_major1.1, whole genome shotgun sequence DNA segment above includes these coding regions:
- the OSTN gene encoding osteocrin isoform X1, giving the protein MKPSWQAPQMLQFQLMVVHLALVIALLWWNSSSVLLAEAAPEPLEPSAALGVGDHSTGSGEKSATNLAAKLFLLDDLVSLENEVTETKKKRSFPGFGSPIDRISSTSVDARGKQRKVLELPKRRFGVPLDRIGVNHLGNTRG
- the OSTN gene encoding osteocrin isoform X2 → MLQFQLMVVHLALVIALLWWNSSSVLLAEAAPEPLEPSAALGVGDHSTGSGEKSATNLAAKLFLLDDLVSLENEVTETKKKRSFPGFGSPIDRISSTSVDARGKQRKVLELPKRRFGVPLDRIGVNHLGNTRG